A single region of the Vicia villosa cultivar HV-30 ecotype Madison, WI linkage group LG4, Vvil1.0, whole genome shotgun sequence genome encodes:
- the LOC131594149 gene encoding WUSCHEL-related homeobox 4 codes for MKVHQFTRGFWEHEPSLSLGCKRLRPLAPKVSNHTDNITTTNSPSLSFDLKSFIRPETDNKKDPPSPQSQVETHVPGGTRWNPTQEQIGILEMLYRGGMRTPNAQQIEQITVQLSKYGKIEGKNVFYWFQNHKARERQKQKRNSLGLPHSPRTPTTTLVSSTFSTITTLDTPKRGEVMKRNQEDSPLKKSRSWPFEYLEEQNWSSICKEEEHKTLELFPLHPEGR; via the exons ATGAAGGTTCATCAGTTCACACGTGGATTCTGGGAACATGAACCTTCCCTCTCTCTTGGTTGCAAACGCTTACGTCCTCTTGCACCAAAAGTTTCTAATCACACCGATAATATTACTACTACCAACTCACCTTCTCTTTCTTTTGATCTCAAGAGTTTCATTAGACCTGAAACTGATAACAAGAAAGATCCACCTTCACCACAAAGCCAG GTTGAAACGCATGTTCCAGGAGGAACAAGGTGGAATCCGACACAAGAACAAATAGGAATATTGGAGATGTTATACAGAGGTGGAATGAGAACACCAAATGCACAACAAATAGAACAGATAACTGTTCAACTTAGCAAGTACGGTAAAATTGAAGGGAAAAATGTGTTTTATTGGTTCCAAAACCACAAAGCACGCGAGAGACAAAAGCAGAAACGTAACAGTCTTGGTCTTCCTCATAGTCCTCGTACTCCCACAACCACACTAGTGTCTTCTACTTTTAGTACTATTACAACTTTGGACACACCTAAAAGG GGGGAAGTAATGAAAAGAAATCAAGAAGATAGTCCATTGAAGAAGAGTAGGAGTTGGCCATTTGAGTATTTAGAAGAGCAAAATTGGTCATCAATATGCAAAGAGGAAGAACATAAAACCCTAGAGCTTTTTCCATTACACCCTGAAGGGAGATGA